From a single Sus scrofa isolate TJ Tabasco breed Duroc chromosome 13, Sscrofa11.1, whole genome shotgun sequence genomic region:
- the DCAF1 gene encoding protein VPRBP isoform X2 yields the protein MSTVAVHVDSKAELTTLLEQWEKEHGSGQDMVPILTRMSELIEKETEEYRKGDPDPFDDRHPGRADPECMLGHLLRILFKNDDFMNALVNAYVMTSREPPLNTAACRLLLDIMPGLETAVVFQEKEGIVENLFKWAREADQPLRTYSTGLLGGAMENQDIAANYRDENSQLVAIVLRRLRELQLQEVALRQESKRPSPRKLSSEPLLPLDEEAVDMDYGDMAVDVVDGEQEEASGDMEISFHLDSGHKTSSRVNSATKPEEGGLRKNKSAKQGDRESFRKAKQKLGFSSSDPDRMFIELSNSSWSEMSPWVIGTNYTLYPMTPAIEQRLILQYLTPLGEYQELLPIFMQLGSRELMMFYIDLKQTNDVLLTFEALKHLASLLLHNKFATEFVAHGGVQKLLEIPRPSMAATGVSMCLYYLSYNQDAMERVCMHPHNVLSDVVNYTLWLMECSHASGCCHATMFFSICFSFRAVLELFDRYDGLRRLVNLISTLEILNLEDQGALLSDDEIFASRQTGKHTCMALRKYFEAHLAIKLEQVKQSLQRTEGGILVHPQPPYKACSYTHEQIVEMMEFLIEYGPAQLYWEPAEVFLKLSCVQLLLQLISIACNWKTYYARNDTVRFALDVLAILTVVPKIQLQLAESVDVLDEAGSTVSTVGISIILGVAEGEFFIHDAEIQKSALQIIINCVCGPDNRISSIGKFISGTPRRKLPQTPKSSEHTLAKMWNVVQSNNGIKVLLSLLSIKMPITDADQIRALACKALVGLSRSSTVRQIISKLPLFSSCQIQQLMKEPVLQDKRSDHVKFCKYAAELIERVSGKPLLIGTDVSLARLQKADVVAQSRISFPEKELLLLIRNHLISKGLGETATVLTKEADLPMTAASHSSAFTPVTAAASPVSLPRTPRIANGIATRLGSHAAVGASAPSAPPAHPQPRAPQGSLALPGPSYVGNSPLIGRISFIRERPSPCNGRKIRVLRQKSDHGAYSQSPAIKKQLDRHLPSPPTLDSIITEYLREQHARCKNPVATCPPFSLFTPHQCPEPKQRRQAPINFTSRLNRRASFPKYGGVDGGCFDRHLIFSRFRPISVFREANEDESGFTCCAFSARERFLMLGTCTGQLKLYNVFSGQEEASYNCHNSAITHLEPSRDGSLLLTSATWSQPLSALWGMKSVFDMKHSFTEDHYVEFSKHSQDRVIGTKGDIAHIYDIQTGNKLLTLFNPDLANNYKRNCATFNPTDDLVLNDGVLWDVRSAQAIHKFDKFNMNISGVFHPNGLEVIINTEIWDLRTFHLLHTVPALDQCRVVFNHTGTVMYGAMLQADDEDDLMEERMKSPFGSSFRTFNATDYKPIATIDVKRNIFDLCTDTKDCYLAVIENQGSMDSLNMDTVCRLYEVGRQRLAEDEDEEEDQEEEEQEEEDDDEDDDDTDDLDELDTDQLLEAELEEDDNNENAGEDGDNDFSPSDEELANLLEEGEDGEDEDSDADEEVELILGDTDTSDNSDLEDDIILSLNE from the exons GAAGGAATTGTGGAGAATCTTTTCAAATGGGCCCGAGAGGCTGATCAGCCATTGAGGACGTATTCTACTGGTCTGTTAGGAGGTGCTATGGAAAATCAAGACATTGCTGCTAACTATAGGGATGAAAATTCACAGCTG GTGGCAATAGTGCTTCGAAGACTgagggagctgcagcttcaggaaGTGGCTTTGAGGCAAGAAAGCAAGCGTCCTAGCCCACGCAAGCTCTCCTCTGAACCCCTTTTGCCTCTGGATGAAGAAGCTGTGGATATGGACTATGGTGACATGGCTGTAGATGTAGTGGATGGTGAACAAGAGGAAGCCTCTGGAGATATGGAGATCTCCTTTCATCTTGATTCAGGCCACAAGACCAGTAGCAGAGTGAACTCAGCAACCAAACCTGAGGAAGGAGGATTGCGGAAAAACAAGTCAGCAAAACAGGGTGACAGAGAGAGTTTTAGGAAAGCCAAGCAAAAGTTAGGTTTCTCATCATCCGATCCAGATCGCATGTTTATTGAGCTGTCTAATAGCAGCTGGTCAGAAATGTCCCCTTGGGTGATTGGCACCAATTATACCCTTTATCCTATGACTCCTGCTATTGAGCAGCGACTTATTCTCCAGTATTTGACCCCCTTAGGAGAATATCAGGAG TTACTTCCCATATTTATGCAACTTGGATCACGAGAGTTGATGATGTTCTATATCGATTTGAAACAGACTAATGATGTCCTGCTTACATTTGAAGCACTCAAG cATCTAGCATCTCTCCTGCTCCATAACAAGTTTGCTACAGAATTTGTTGCGCATGGTGGAGTACAGAAATTACTGGAAATTCCTCGTCCTTCTATGGCTGCAACTGGTGTGTCCATGTGCTTGTACTACCTGTCCTACAACCAGGATGCCATGGAAAGA gtTTGCATGCATCCCCACAATGTTCTGTCTGATGTGGTGAACTATACCTTGTGGTTAATGGAATGTTCTCATGCCTCAGGATGCTGCCATGCTACCATGTTTTTCTCAATCTGCTTCTCCTTTCGGGCTGTGTTGGAACTCTTTGACCGCTATGATGGTCTCCGTCGTCTCGTGAACTTG ATCAGTACTTTGGAGATTCTAAATTTGGAAGATCAGGGTGCACTTCTGAGTGATGATGAAATATTTGCTAGCCGCCAAACTGGGAAACATACCTGCATGGCCTTGCGCAAGTACTTTGAGGCTCACCTGGCCATTAAATTAGAACAAGTGAAGCAGTCACTTCAGAGGACTGAGGGTGGCATTCTTGTTCATCCTCAACCCCCATACAAG GCATGTTCGTATACTCATGAACAGATTGTGGAAATGATGGAGTTTTTGATAGAATATGGCCCAGCACAGCTGTATTGGGAACCAGCTGAAGTCTTCCTCAAACTTTCTTGTGTCCAACTCTTACTGCAGCTTATTTCTATTGCCTGCAATTGGAAGACCTATTATGCAAG GAATGACACTGTGCGCTTTGCTTTGGATGTCCTGGCTATTCTCACTGTTGTGCCAAAAATTCAGCTCCAGTTGGCAGAATCAGTGGATGTACTGGATGAGGCTGGTTCCACTGTCTCCACTGTAG gTATCAGCATTATTTTGGGAGTGGCAGAGGGTGAGTTCTTTATTCATGATGCTGAAATTCAGAAGTCAGCACTTCAAATTATCATCAATTGTGTATGTGGTCCGGATAACAGAATTTCTAGTATTGGCAAATTTATATCTGGAACTCCTCGGAGAAAGTTGCCTCAGACTCCCAAAAGCAGCGAGCACACTCTGGCCAAGATGTGGAATGTGGTCCAGTCCAACAATGGCATCAAGGTGCTTCTGTCCTTACTGTCCATCAAGATGCCCATCACAGATGCAGACCAGATCCGGGCCTTGGCCTGCAAGGCCCTAGTGGGCCTGTCTCGCAGTAGCACCGTCCGGCAGATCATCAGCAAACTGCCCCTGTTCAGCAGCTGCCAAATCCAGCAACTGATGAAAGAGCCTGTGCTGCAGGACAAGCGCAGTGACCATGTCAAGTTTTGCAAGTATGCTGCTGAGCTCATTGAACGGGTGTCAGGAAAACCACTTCTCATTGGCACCGATGTGTCCCTGGCACGACTGCAGAAAGCAGATGTTGTTGCCCAGTCAAGGATCTCCTTTCCTGAGAAAGAGCTGCTTCTGCTGATACGCAACCATCTCATTTCTAAAGGGCTTGGGGAGACAGCAACCGTGCTGACTAAAGAGGCTGACCTGCCCATGACTGCTGCCTCCCATTCTTCTGCCTTTACCCCCGTCACTGCTGCTGCTTCACCTGTTTCCCTTCCCCGTACACCTCGCATCGCCAATGGCATTGCAACTCGACTGGGCAGCCATGCTGCTGTGGGTGCCTCTGCCCCTTCTGCCCCCCCTGCTCATCCTCAGCCACGGGCCCCCCAGGGCTCACTAGCTCTGCCTGGCCCATCTTATGTAGGCAACTCCCCTTTGATTGGTAGGATCAGTTTTATCAGAGAGAGGCCATCACCCTGTAATGGCAGGAAAATCAGAGTGTTGCGGCAGAAATCGGACCATGGCGCCTACAGCCAAagcccagccataaaaaaacagtTGGACAGACATCTTCCTTCCCCACCTACGCTGGACAGTATCATCACAGAATATCTTAGAGAGCAGCATGCTCGCTGCAAGAACCCAGTTGCCACCTGcccacctttctctctctttactcCTCACCAGTGTCCTGAGCCAAAACAGAGGCGGCAAGCGCCAATAAACTTTACCTCAAGGCTAAACCGCAGGGCATCATTTCCAAAGTATGGAGGGGTGGATGGCGGATGCTTTGATAGGCACCTTATCTTTAGCAG GTTCCGTCCTATTTCAGTGTTCCGGGAAGCCAATGAGGATGAGAGTGGCTTCACCTGCTGTGCATTCTCAGCACGGGAGCGGTTCCTGATGCTTGGCACCTGCACTGGGCAGTTGAAGCTGTATAATGTGTTTAGTGGACAGGAGGAGGCCAGCTATAACTGTCACAACTCAGCTATCACACACCTTGAACCTTCCAGG GACGGGTCCTTGCTGCTGACATCTGCTACTTGGAGCCAGCCTCTTTCTGCACTTTGGGGAATGAAATCAGTATTTGATATGAA GCATTCCTTTACAGAAGATCACTATGTTGAGTTCAGTAAGCACTCTCAGGATCGGGTGATAGGCACAAAAGGAGACATTGCCCAT ATTTATGATATTCAGACTGGCAACAAGCTGTTGACTCTGTTTAACCCAGATCTCGCCAACAACTACAAGAGGAACTGTGCCACCTTTAATCCTACAGATGATCTTGTCTTAAATGATGGCGTCCTCTGGGATGTCCGCTCTGCACAGGCCATCCACAAGTTTGACAAATTCAACATGAACATCAGTGGTGTTTTCCATCCGAATGGGCTGGAGGTCATCATTAATACTGAGATT TGGGACCTTCGTACTTTTCATCTTTTACACACAGTTCCTGCTCTGGATCAGTGTCGGGTGGTATTTAACCACACGGGGACAGTGATGTATGGAG CTATGTTGCAGGCAGATGATGAAGATGACTTAatggaagagagaatgaaaagccCTTTTGGATCATCTTTCAGAACATTTAATGCAACTGACTACAAACCTATAG CAACCATTGATGTGAAACGGAACATCTTTGACCTGTGTACAGACACCAAAGACTGCTATCTTGCTGTCATTGAG AACCAAGGCAGCATGGATTCTCTGAACATGGACACGGTGTGCAGGCTTTATGAAGTGGGCAGGCAGCGTCTGGCAGAGGATGAGGATGAAGAGGAAGACCAG GAAGAGGAAGAACaggaagaagaagatgatgatgaagatgacgACGACACTGATGACCTAGATGAGCTTGACACTGACCAGTTGCTGGAGGCGGAGTTGGAGGAGGATGACAACAACGAAAACGCAGGGGAGGATGGGGACAATGACTTTTCTCCCTCTGATGAGGAGCTAGCAAACCTGCTAGAGGAGGGAGAGGACGGGGAGGATGAAGACTCCGATGCAGATGAGGAAGTGGAACTGATCCTGGGGGACA CTGACACCTCTGACAACTCTGATCTGGAAGATGACATCATCTTATCTCTAAACGAGTGA
- the DCAF1 gene encoding protein VPRBP isoform X1: MSTVAVHVDSKAELTTLLEQWEKEHGSGQDMVPILTRMSELIEKETEEYRKGDPDPFDDRHPGRADPECMLGHLLRILFKNDDFMNALVNAYVMTSREPPLNTAACRLLLDIMPGLETAVVFQEKEGIVENLFKWAREADQPLRTYSTGLLGGAMENQDIAANYRDENSQLVAIVLRRLRELQLQEVALRQESKRPSPRKLSSEPLLPLDEEAVDMDYGDMAVDVVDGEQEEASGDMEISFHLDSGHKTSSRVNSATKPEEGGLRKNKSAKQGDRESFRKAKQKLGFSSSDPDRMFIELSNSSWSEMSPWVIGTNYTLYPMTPAIEQRLILQYLTPLGEYQELLPIFMQLGSRELMMFYIDLKQTNDVLLTFEALKHLASLLLHNKFATEFVAHGGVQKLLEIPRPSMAATGVSMCLYYLSYNQDAMERVCMHPHNVLSDVVNYTLWLMECSHASGCCHATMFFSICFSFRAVLELFDRYDGLRRLVNLISTLEILNLEDQGALLSDDEIFASRQTGKHTCMALRKYFEAHLAIKLEQVKQSLQRTEGGILVHPQPPYKACSYTHEQIVEMMEFLIEYGPAQLYWEPAEVFLKLSCVQLLLQLISIACNWKTYYARNDTVRFALDVLAILTVVPKIQLQLAESVDVLDEAGSTVSTVGISIILGVAEGEFFIHDAEIQKSALQIIINCVCGPDNRISSIGKFISGTPRRKLPQTPKSSEHTLAKMWNVVQSNNGIKVLLSLLSIKMPITDADQIRALACKALVGLSRSSTVRQIISKLPLFSSCQIQQLMKEPVLQDKRSDHVKFCKYAAELIERVSGKPLLIGTDVSLARLQKADVVAQSRISFPEKELLLLIRNHLISKGLGETATVLTKEADLPMTAASHSSAFTPVTAAASPVSLPRTPRIANGIATRLGSHAAVGASAPSAPPAHPQPRAPQGSLALPGPSYVGNSPLIGRISFIRERPSPCNGRKIRVLRQKSDHGAYSQSPAIKKQLDRHLPSPPTLDSIITEYLREQHARCKNPVATCPPFSLFTPHQCPEPKQRRQAPINFTSRLNRRASFPKYGGVDGGCFDRHLIFSRFRPISVFREANEDESGFTCCAFSARERFLMLGTCTGQLKLYNVFSGQEEASYNCHNSAITHLEPSRDGSLLLTSATWSQPLSALWGMKSVFDMKHSFTEDHYVEFSKHSQDRVIGTKGDIAHIYDIQTGNKLLTLFNPDLANNYKRNCATFNPTDDLVLNDGVLWDVRSAQAIHKFDKFNMNISGVFHPNGLEVIINTEIWDLRTFHLLHTVPALDQCRVVFNHTGTVMYGAMLQADDEDDLMEERMKSPFGSSFRTFNATDYKPIATIDVKRNIFDLCTDTKDCYLAVIENQGSMDSLNMDTVCRLYEVGRQRLAEDEDEEEDQKRMEEEEQEEEDDDEDDDDTDDLDELDTDQLLEAELEEDDNNENAGEDGDNDFSPSDEELANLLEEGEDGEDEDSDADEEVELILGDTDTSDNSDLEDDIILSLNE; this comes from the exons GAAGGAATTGTGGAGAATCTTTTCAAATGGGCCCGAGAGGCTGATCAGCCATTGAGGACGTATTCTACTGGTCTGTTAGGAGGTGCTATGGAAAATCAAGACATTGCTGCTAACTATAGGGATGAAAATTCACAGCTG GTGGCAATAGTGCTTCGAAGACTgagggagctgcagcttcaggaaGTGGCTTTGAGGCAAGAAAGCAAGCGTCCTAGCCCACGCAAGCTCTCCTCTGAACCCCTTTTGCCTCTGGATGAAGAAGCTGTGGATATGGACTATGGTGACATGGCTGTAGATGTAGTGGATGGTGAACAAGAGGAAGCCTCTGGAGATATGGAGATCTCCTTTCATCTTGATTCAGGCCACAAGACCAGTAGCAGAGTGAACTCAGCAACCAAACCTGAGGAAGGAGGATTGCGGAAAAACAAGTCAGCAAAACAGGGTGACAGAGAGAGTTTTAGGAAAGCCAAGCAAAAGTTAGGTTTCTCATCATCCGATCCAGATCGCATGTTTATTGAGCTGTCTAATAGCAGCTGGTCAGAAATGTCCCCTTGGGTGATTGGCACCAATTATACCCTTTATCCTATGACTCCTGCTATTGAGCAGCGACTTATTCTCCAGTATTTGACCCCCTTAGGAGAATATCAGGAG TTACTTCCCATATTTATGCAACTTGGATCACGAGAGTTGATGATGTTCTATATCGATTTGAAACAGACTAATGATGTCCTGCTTACATTTGAAGCACTCAAG cATCTAGCATCTCTCCTGCTCCATAACAAGTTTGCTACAGAATTTGTTGCGCATGGTGGAGTACAGAAATTACTGGAAATTCCTCGTCCTTCTATGGCTGCAACTGGTGTGTCCATGTGCTTGTACTACCTGTCCTACAACCAGGATGCCATGGAAAGA gtTTGCATGCATCCCCACAATGTTCTGTCTGATGTGGTGAACTATACCTTGTGGTTAATGGAATGTTCTCATGCCTCAGGATGCTGCCATGCTACCATGTTTTTCTCAATCTGCTTCTCCTTTCGGGCTGTGTTGGAACTCTTTGACCGCTATGATGGTCTCCGTCGTCTCGTGAACTTG ATCAGTACTTTGGAGATTCTAAATTTGGAAGATCAGGGTGCACTTCTGAGTGATGATGAAATATTTGCTAGCCGCCAAACTGGGAAACATACCTGCATGGCCTTGCGCAAGTACTTTGAGGCTCACCTGGCCATTAAATTAGAACAAGTGAAGCAGTCACTTCAGAGGACTGAGGGTGGCATTCTTGTTCATCCTCAACCCCCATACAAG GCATGTTCGTATACTCATGAACAGATTGTGGAAATGATGGAGTTTTTGATAGAATATGGCCCAGCACAGCTGTATTGGGAACCAGCTGAAGTCTTCCTCAAACTTTCTTGTGTCCAACTCTTACTGCAGCTTATTTCTATTGCCTGCAATTGGAAGACCTATTATGCAAG GAATGACACTGTGCGCTTTGCTTTGGATGTCCTGGCTATTCTCACTGTTGTGCCAAAAATTCAGCTCCAGTTGGCAGAATCAGTGGATGTACTGGATGAGGCTGGTTCCACTGTCTCCACTGTAG gTATCAGCATTATTTTGGGAGTGGCAGAGGGTGAGTTCTTTATTCATGATGCTGAAATTCAGAAGTCAGCACTTCAAATTATCATCAATTGTGTATGTGGTCCGGATAACAGAATTTCTAGTATTGGCAAATTTATATCTGGAACTCCTCGGAGAAAGTTGCCTCAGACTCCCAAAAGCAGCGAGCACACTCTGGCCAAGATGTGGAATGTGGTCCAGTCCAACAATGGCATCAAGGTGCTTCTGTCCTTACTGTCCATCAAGATGCCCATCACAGATGCAGACCAGATCCGGGCCTTGGCCTGCAAGGCCCTAGTGGGCCTGTCTCGCAGTAGCACCGTCCGGCAGATCATCAGCAAACTGCCCCTGTTCAGCAGCTGCCAAATCCAGCAACTGATGAAAGAGCCTGTGCTGCAGGACAAGCGCAGTGACCATGTCAAGTTTTGCAAGTATGCTGCTGAGCTCATTGAACGGGTGTCAGGAAAACCACTTCTCATTGGCACCGATGTGTCCCTGGCACGACTGCAGAAAGCAGATGTTGTTGCCCAGTCAAGGATCTCCTTTCCTGAGAAAGAGCTGCTTCTGCTGATACGCAACCATCTCATTTCTAAAGGGCTTGGGGAGACAGCAACCGTGCTGACTAAAGAGGCTGACCTGCCCATGACTGCTGCCTCCCATTCTTCTGCCTTTACCCCCGTCACTGCTGCTGCTTCACCTGTTTCCCTTCCCCGTACACCTCGCATCGCCAATGGCATTGCAACTCGACTGGGCAGCCATGCTGCTGTGGGTGCCTCTGCCCCTTCTGCCCCCCCTGCTCATCCTCAGCCACGGGCCCCCCAGGGCTCACTAGCTCTGCCTGGCCCATCTTATGTAGGCAACTCCCCTTTGATTGGTAGGATCAGTTTTATCAGAGAGAGGCCATCACCCTGTAATGGCAGGAAAATCAGAGTGTTGCGGCAGAAATCGGACCATGGCGCCTACAGCCAAagcccagccataaaaaaacagtTGGACAGACATCTTCCTTCCCCACCTACGCTGGACAGTATCATCACAGAATATCTTAGAGAGCAGCATGCTCGCTGCAAGAACCCAGTTGCCACCTGcccacctttctctctctttactcCTCACCAGTGTCCTGAGCCAAAACAGAGGCGGCAAGCGCCAATAAACTTTACCTCAAGGCTAAACCGCAGGGCATCATTTCCAAAGTATGGAGGGGTGGATGGCGGATGCTTTGATAGGCACCTTATCTTTAGCAG GTTCCGTCCTATTTCAGTGTTCCGGGAAGCCAATGAGGATGAGAGTGGCTTCACCTGCTGTGCATTCTCAGCACGGGAGCGGTTCCTGATGCTTGGCACCTGCACTGGGCAGTTGAAGCTGTATAATGTGTTTAGTGGACAGGAGGAGGCCAGCTATAACTGTCACAACTCAGCTATCACACACCTTGAACCTTCCAGG GACGGGTCCTTGCTGCTGACATCTGCTACTTGGAGCCAGCCTCTTTCTGCACTTTGGGGAATGAAATCAGTATTTGATATGAA GCATTCCTTTACAGAAGATCACTATGTTGAGTTCAGTAAGCACTCTCAGGATCGGGTGATAGGCACAAAAGGAGACATTGCCCAT ATTTATGATATTCAGACTGGCAACAAGCTGTTGACTCTGTTTAACCCAGATCTCGCCAACAACTACAAGAGGAACTGTGCCACCTTTAATCCTACAGATGATCTTGTCTTAAATGATGGCGTCCTCTGGGATGTCCGCTCTGCACAGGCCATCCACAAGTTTGACAAATTCAACATGAACATCAGTGGTGTTTTCCATCCGAATGGGCTGGAGGTCATCATTAATACTGAGATT TGGGACCTTCGTACTTTTCATCTTTTACACACAGTTCCTGCTCTGGATCAGTGTCGGGTGGTATTTAACCACACGGGGACAGTGATGTATGGAG CTATGTTGCAGGCAGATGATGAAGATGACTTAatggaagagagaatgaaaagccCTTTTGGATCATCTTTCAGAACATTTAATGCAACTGACTACAAACCTATAG CAACCATTGATGTGAAACGGAACATCTTTGACCTGTGTACAGACACCAAAGACTGCTATCTTGCTGTCATTGAG AACCAAGGCAGCATGGATTCTCTGAACATGGACACGGTGTGCAGGCTTTATGAAGTGGGCAGGCAGCGTCTGGCAGAGGATGAGGATGAAGAGGAAGACCAG AAGCGGATG GAAGAGGAAGAACaggaagaagaagatgatgatgaagatgacgACGACACTGATGACCTAGATGAGCTTGACACTGACCAGTTGCTGGAGGCGGAGTTGGAGGAGGATGACAACAACGAAAACGCAGGGGAGGATGGGGACAATGACTTTTCTCCCTCTGATGAGGAGCTAGCAAACCTGCTAGAGGAGGGAGAGGACGGGGAGGATGAAGACTCCGATGCAGATGAGGAAGTGGAACTGATCCTGGGGGACA CTGACACCTCTGACAACTCTGATCTGGAAGATGACATCATCTTATCTCTAAACGAGTGA